Proteins from a single region of Natrinema salifodinae:
- a CDS encoding HPr family phosphocarrier protein — protein sequence MERTVTVVPEDGLHARPAATFVETATEFDADVRVAPADGEPVDAASMLAVTSLGVASGDDVRLIAEGDDADTVLDELEAVLSTPEGEVEP from the coding sequence ATGGAGCGTACCGTCACCGTGGTGCCCGAAGACGGGCTCCACGCGCGACCGGCCGCGACGTTCGTCGAGACCGCGACCGAATTCGACGCCGACGTGCGGGTCGCTCCCGCCGACGGCGAGCCGGTCGACGCGGCGAGCATGCTCGCCGTCACCAGTCTCGGCGTCGCCAGCGGCGACGACGTACGGCTCATCGCCGAGGGCGACGACGCCGACACGGTGCTCGACGAACTCGAGGCGGTCCTCTCGACCCCGGAAGGGGAAGTCGAGCCCTGA
- a CDS encoding PTS sugar transporter subunit IIA has translation MTVTEPTIDTVLTPNLIALEEPPADKEASIEFLLDRAVEAGRVTDRQAALEALLAREEETTTGVGKGIGIPHAKTDAVSEPTIVFARSSAGVDFDAMDGEPATLLFMLLVPADGGEDHLELLSSLSRALMHDDVRERLHEAESKDAIRETITEAID, from the coding sequence ATGACTGTGACCGAACCCACGATCGACACCGTACTGACGCCCAACCTGATCGCGCTCGAGGAACCGCCGGCCGACAAGGAGGCCAGTATCGAGTTCCTTCTCGACCGGGCGGTCGAGGCCGGCCGAGTTACAGACCGCCAGGCCGCGCTGGAAGCGCTGCTGGCCCGCGAGGAGGAGACGACGACCGGCGTCGGTAAGGGGATCGGCATTCCCCACGCCAAGACCGACGCCGTCTCGGAGCCGACGATCGTCTTCGCGCGCTCGTCGGCAGGCGTCGACTTCGACGCCATGGACGGCGAGCCGGCGACGCTCCTGTTCATGCTGCTCGTCCCCGCCGACGGCGGCGAGGATCACCTCGAACTGCTGAGTTCGCTCTCGCGGGCCCTGATGCACGACGACGTCCGCGAACGGCTCCACGAGGCCGAGTCGAAGGACGCGATCCGAGAGACGATCACGGAGGCGATCGACTAA
- a CDS encoding PTS fructose transporter subunit IIC: MSDRVSPRLRAHLTSVKEDLMTGVSFMIPFVTIGGICLALAFMLASLPETIFGIPTPGAGTSTRTVFEDTGTFAWYLAQIGDLGLTIMIPILGGYIAYAIADKPGLAPGFLLSWAIQQEAIIAAAGQVIGFDADGAVAGFLGAIVAGLLAGYVARWLKGRSVPSAVQPMMPILVIPVVTTLFLAPIVIFGLGVPIAIVDDALTTTLRGMEGTNAVLLGAILGGMMAVDMGGPINKVAYVFGTVLVADQIFAPMAAVMLGGMVPPLGLALSNFIAPQKYAAEMYENAKAAVPLGLSFVTEGAIPYAAADPLRVIPSAILGSATAGAVALWLGVTMPAPHGGVFVMFLSNSFLLFLGCLALGTTITATTATLIKPDYHERVAGAEPAQTSN; encoded by the coding sequence ATGAGCGATAGGGTATCACCCAGACTTCGCGCACACCTCACGTCGGTGAAGGAGGATCTGATGACGGGCGTGTCGTTCATGATCCCGTTCGTGACGATCGGCGGGATCTGCCTGGCACTCGCGTTTATGCTCGCTTCGCTTCCGGAGACGATCTTCGGGATTCCGACGCCCGGGGCGGGGACGAGCACCAGGACGGTCTTCGAGGACACCGGGACGTTCGCCTGGTACCTCGCCCAGATCGGCGACCTCGGGCTGACGATCATGATCCCCATCCTCGGGGGTTACATCGCCTACGCGATCGCGGACAAGCCCGGGCTCGCGCCCGGGTTTCTCCTCTCGTGGGCGATTCAACAGGAGGCGATCATCGCGGCCGCCGGCCAAGTTATCGGCTTCGACGCCGACGGCGCGGTTGCCGGCTTCCTGGGCGCGATCGTCGCCGGGCTGCTCGCCGGCTACGTCGCGCGGTGGCTGAAGGGGCGGTCGGTGCCGTCGGCGGTCCAGCCGATGATGCCGATTCTCGTGATCCCCGTGGTCACGACGCTGTTTCTCGCGCCGATCGTCATCTTCGGCCTCGGTGTGCCGATCGCGATCGTCGACGACGCGTTGACGACAACGCTGCGCGGCATGGAGGGGACGAACGCCGTCTTGCTCGGCGCGATCCTCGGCGGAATGATGGCGGTCGACATGGGCGGCCCGATCAACAAGGTCGCGTACGTGTTCGGAACCGTCCTCGTCGCGGACCAGATCTTCGCGCCGATGGCCGCCGTGATGCTCGGCGGGATGGTGCCGCCGCTCGGACTCGCGCTCTCGAACTTCATCGCGCCCCAGAAGTACGCCGCCGAAATGTACGAGAACGCGAAAGCGGCCGTGCCGCTCGGGCTCTCCTTCGTCACCGAGGGCGCTATTCCCTACGCCGCCGCCGATCCGCTCCGGGTCATCCCGTCGGCTATCCTGGGAAGCGCGACGGCCGGCGCCGTCGCGCTCTGGCTGGGCGTGACGATGCCCGCACCGCACGGCGGCGTCTTCGTCATGTTCCTCTCGAACAGCTTCCTGCTGTTCCTGGGCTGTCTCGCGCTCGGCACGACGATTACCGCGACGACCGCGACGCTGATCAAGCCCGACTACCACGAGCGCGTCGCCGGCGCCGAACCAGCACAGACGAGCAACTAA
- the pfkB gene encoding 1-phosphofructokinase → MIASVTLNPAVDYTVELSGALADGAVARADEYRYDAGGKGINVSKYLAALGVDTVATGLAGGRLGRFLRNELSTAGIATDFVEIEGETRLNTTVLTTDGEYKINQNGPRVSGVAIETVCDRLREYDPETVVIAGSRPKGVGPDAIDRLADAGPWETVVDVGGATLSALEGEYALCKPNLAELAAATGTEIGGVEDALAAAETLRADGFARVIASLGDEGAVMATPERHLHAPARDVDVVDTVGAGDSLLAGVLAARARGESAAQELRSGVAVSSHVVSVSGTQVPPLADVRDERDAIAVSTY, encoded by the coding sequence ATGATCGCTAGCGTCACGCTCAACCCGGCCGTCGACTACACGGTCGAGTTGTCCGGCGCACTCGCGGACGGTGCGGTCGCGCGCGCCGACGAGTACCGCTACGACGCCGGCGGTAAGGGGATCAACGTCTCGAAGTACCTGGCGGCGCTCGGCGTCGACACCGTCGCGACCGGCCTGGCCGGCGGTCGGCTCGGCCGGTTCCTCCGGAACGAACTGTCGACGGCCGGGATCGCGACCGATTTCGTCGAGATCGAAGGGGAGACCCGGTTGAACACGACCGTTCTCACGACCGATGGCGAGTACAAGATCAACCAGAACGGCCCGCGGGTCTCGGGGGTTGCGATCGAAACGGTCTGTGACCGGCTGCGCGAGTACGACCCCGAGACGGTGGTCATCGCCGGGAGTCGCCCGAAGGGCGTCGGCCCCGATGCAATCGATCGGCTCGCCGACGCCGGGCCCTGGGAGACGGTCGTGGACGTCGGCGGCGCGACGCTCTCGGCCCTCGAGGGAGAGTACGCGCTCTGCAAACCGAACCTCGCGGAGCTTGCAGCGGCGACGGGAACGGAGATCGGCGGGGTAGAAGACGCGCTCGCGGCCGCCGAGACGCTTCGGGCGGACGGCTTCGCGCGAGTCATCGCCTCGCTCGGTGACGAGGGTGCCGTGATGGCGACGCCGGAGCGACACCTGCACGCGCCCGCGAGGGACGTCGACGTGGTCGACACCGTCGGCGCCGGCGACTCCCTGCTGGCCGGCGTCCTCGCGGCGCGTGCGCGCGGCGAATCGGCCGCCCAGGAGCTCCGATCGGGCGTCGCCGTCTCGTCGCACGTCGTCTCCGTTTCCGGGACGCAGGTCCCGCCGCTGGCCGACGTTCGCGACGAGCGGGACGCGATCGCCGTTTCGACGTACTGA
- the glpR gene encoding HTH-type transcriptional regulator GlpR, with translation MLPEQRKRKIVELVSDRDGCSVDALADELDVSKATIRRDLDELEEDRLIERSHGGAVPVTAVGREQTYGQKEVQNLEAKAAIGSRAVTEIHDGQVVFFDSGTTTMQVAMQVPTDISFIPVTNSPLLALELGKETTDVKLTGGTLRHRTRALVGPSAEAFMERTNFDLLFLGTNALADDGSLTTPNEDEARMKQLMVESSERVVLVADETKFGERSFARFATLEDVDVLVTDDDPTGELAETCAAADVTVGVEGPNDR, from the coding sequence ATGTTACCCGAACAGCGGAAGCGGAAGATCGTCGAACTCGTCTCGGACCGGGACGGCTGCTCGGTCGACGCGCTGGCCGACGAGCTCGACGTGTCGAAGGCGACGATCCGGCGCGATCTCGACGAGTTGGAGGAGGACCGACTGATCGAGCGGTCCCACGGCGGGGCCGTACCGGTAACGGCGGTCGGCCGCGAGCAGACCTACGGCCAGAAGGAGGTCCAGAACCTGGAGGCGAAGGCCGCGATCGGCTCGCGGGCGGTCACGGAGATCCACGACGGCCAGGTCGTCTTCTTCGATTCGGGGACGACCACGATGCAGGTCGCGATGCAGGTGCCGACGGACATCTCCTTCATTCCGGTGACCAACTCCCCGCTGCTCGCGCTCGAACTCGGGAAGGAGACGACCGACGTGAAGCTCACCGGCGGGACGCTCCGCCATCGGACGCGGGCGCTCGTCGGCCCGAGCGCGGAGGCGTTCATGGAGCGGACGAACTTCGATCTCCTCTTTCTCGGGACGAACGCCCTCGCCGACGACGGGAGCCTGACGACCCCCAACGAGGACGAAGCGCGCATGAAACAGCTCATGGTCGAGAGCTCCGAGCGCGTCGTGCTCGTCGCCGACGAAACCAAGTTCGGCGAGCGGAGCTTCGCCCGGTTTGCCACCCTCGAAGACGTCGACGTGCTGGTGACCGACGACGACCCGACCGGCGAACTCGCCGAGACGTGCGCGGCGGCCGACGTGACCGTCGGCGTGGAGGGCCCGAATGATCGCTAG